In a single window of the Gossypium hirsutum isolate 1008001.06 chromosome A13, Gossypium_hirsutum_v2.1, whole genome shotgun sequence genome:
- the LOC107894659 gene encoding transcription initiation factor TFIID subunit 6-like, which translates to MYKSSTNFFASSFSSVSSSSNAFIESTANGTYLGWNKAPEIEIDGGRQAKALGFGERGRWLRKHQPICRFASRDALRFKKPAGHKDLFYIDDKDVEFKEVRTYQQYSRLCFTFAKSTTNTSVTSHWLPIEGIQPEIPENASIEAPSNGKKAEYKEDGLSVDVKLPIKHVLSRELKLYFDKIVDITMNKSVSILFKQALLSLETDSGLHPLVLYCTCFIADEVARNLNNFPLMFALMRVAWSLLQNEHLHIKTYLHQLMPSIITCLVAKRLGNKFTDNHWELRNFVAKLVASICKSVFAAS; encoded by the exons ATGTACAA ATCGTCGACTAAtttctttgcttcttctttttcctcCGTTTCTTCTTCTTCCAATGCATTCATCGAGTCAACTGCCAACGGCACGTATTTGGGTTGGAACAAAGCTCCAGAGATTGAGATCGATGGTGGTAGACAAGCTAAGGCTCTGGGGTTCGGAGAAAGAGGACGATGGTTGCGAAAG CATCAGCCGATCTGTCGATTTGCCTCTCGTGATGCACTACGATTCAAGAAACCCGCTGGGCATAAGGATTTGTTCTACATTGATGACAAAGATGTGGAGTTTAAAGAAGTAAGAACTTATCAACAATATTCAAGGTTATGTT TCACCTTTGCCAAAAGCACCACTAATACATCTGTTACATCCCACTGGCTTCCGATTGAAGGCATTCAACCAGAAATTCCAGAAAATGCTTCAATTGAAG CACCCTCTAATGGTAAAAAGGCTGAATACAAAGAAGATGGGCTTTCCGTTGATGTCAAATTACCTATTAAGCATGTATTATCTAGAGAACTTAAA CTTTACTTTGACAAGATCGTGGACATTACCATGAATAAATCAGTCTCGATTCTCTTTAAACAAGCATTATTGAGTTTGGAAACAGACTCGGGATTACATCCTTTAGTTCTTTATTGTACATGTTTCATTGCTGATGAG GTTGCACGGAATTTGAATAATTTCCCTCTCATGTTTGCTTTGATGCGTGTTGCATGGAGTCTTCTCCAGAATGAACACTTACACATAAAAACTTAC TTACACCAGTTGATGCCATCTATTATTACTTGCCTCGTTGCAAAAAGGTTAGGAAATAAATTCACTGACAATCATTGGGAACTTAGAAACTTCGTAGCAAAGCTAGTGGCATCAATATGCAAAAG TGTATTTGCAGCTTCTTGA